In Herpetosiphon gulosus, one genomic interval encodes:
- a CDS encoding SpoIIE family protein phosphatase gives MLRLIKRSLVARLVAMFCLVATLAVSLLGFTAYWLGQGAIEQSVVERLSIATSLKEQEIERWIDDQRKEVQLLAGLPLVRTNANMLANSKLVSPEANTAYDTLSTYMRSVVKNQTKFDEIFVLNQVGRVIFSTDPLHEGSIVSGVEYVNVGQFGLYIENIYPNDLDIPTMTIASPLFDQDNNVYAVLAAHINLSRLDDILVQRVGLGRSSETYLVDSKQRFVSSKRFGRPGMPIVVDSYGIQQALAKQNGNAKYQNYAGDDVVGVYRWLEGRDLILLSEVSQTEAFAPARELSIIIMAIGLVLEALAVLAVLSLMRRVVLPIAQLTEAAAHVAEGNLQTADLPSRDDELGLLIRSFTRMTEQLRTNREQLEEQVALRTNELRLAYQQLVQVTDQLQEKNDYLQQGLTLAHDIQLGLLSQRPPWEPDLLRANAHSLPSAEVGGDFYSFVDLGHGRVGVAIGDISGKGVGAALMMALVSSTLEERAREGSQPAVLLQTLNSLLIDRLKANHMNAAILYAIYDQATETLHLANAGMVMPYLLRAGTLEEIDVVGLPIGSRPDIQYQERMIQLKPDDHVVFVSDGVVEARNPANQMLGFELLETILAGYRQWPAIEPYHNYLFKQISNFMQDRSPVDDLTIVWLQK, from the coding sequence GTGCTGCGCTTAATTAAACGCAGCTTAGTTGCCCGCTTAGTGGCAATGTTTTGTTTGGTAGCCACCTTGGCTGTAAGTCTTTTGGGCTTCACAGCCTATTGGCTTGGGCAAGGTGCGATTGAGCAATCGGTCGTTGAACGCCTGAGCATTGCAACCTCACTCAAAGAGCAAGAAATTGAGCGCTGGATCGACGATCAGCGTAAGGAAGTGCAATTATTAGCTGGCTTGCCATTGGTGCGAACGAATGCCAATATGCTGGCCAACTCTAAATTAGTCAGCCCCGAAGCCAATACTGCCTACGATACCCTCTCGACCTACATGCGTTCAGTCGTCAAAAATCAAACCAAATTTGATGAAATTTTTGTACTCAACCAAGTTGGGCGGGTGATTTTCTCAACTGATCCACTGCATGAGGGCAGCATTGTTAGTGGCGTTGAATATGTTAATGTTGGTCAATTTGGCTTGTATATCGAGAATATCTATCCCAATGATTTAGATATTCCAACCATGACGATTGCTAGCCCGTTGTTTGACCAAGATAATAATGTCTATGCAGTGTTGGCAGCTCACATTAATCTCTCGCGGCTTGATGATATTTTGGTGCAACGGGTTGGCTTAGGTCGCAGCAGTGAAACCTATTTGGTCGATAGTAAGCAGCGTTTTGTTTCAAGTAAACGCTTTGGCCGACCAGGCATGCCAATCGTGGTTGATTCATATGGCATTCAGCAAGCGCTCGCCAAGCAAAATGGCAACGCCAAATATCAAAATTATGCTGGCGATGATGTAGTTGGGGTCTATCGCTGGCTCGAAGGTCGCGATCTGATTTTGCTCAGCGAGGTCAGCCAAACTGAGGCTTTTGCTCCCGCCCGCGAACTAAGTATCATTATTATGGCGATTGGTTTGGTTTTAGAGGCTTTGGCGGTCTTGGCGGTCTTGAGTTTGATGCGACGGGTGGTGTTGCCGATTGCTCAATTAACCGAGGCTGCTGCCCATGTAGCCGAAGGCAATTTGCAAACTGCCGATTTGCCCTCGCGTGATGATGAATTGGGCTTGTTAATTCGTAGTTTTACCCGTATGACCGAGCAACTGCGTACCAATCGCGAGCAACTCGAAGAGCAAGTTGCCCTGCGCACCAACGAATTACGCTTGGCCTATCAGCAATTAGTCCAAGTAACCGATCAACTGCAAGAGAAAAACGATTATCTGCAACAAGGCCTGACTTTAGCCCATGATATTCAGCTTGGCTTGCTCTCGCAGCGCCCGCCATGGGAGCCTGATCTGCTACGGGCGAATGCCCATTCATTGCCTTCGGCTGAAGTTGGCGGCGATTTCTATAGCTTTGTCGATTTGGGCCATGGTCGGGTTGGGGTAGCAATCGGCGATATTTCGGGCAAGGGCGTTGGCGCTGCCTTGATGATGGCGCTGGTTTCAAGTACCTTGGAAGAACGGGCACGCGAAGGCAGTCAGCCAGCAGTCTTATTACAAACCCTCAACAGCTTGTTGATCGATCGGCTCAAAGCCAATCATATGAATGCGGCAATTCTGTATGCAATTTATGATCAAGCGACTGAAACCTTACATCTGGCTAATGCCGGGATGGTTATGCCCTATTTGCTGCGAGCTGGCACGCTTGAAGAAATTGATGTGGTTGGTTTGCCGATTGGTTCGCGCCCCGATATTCAATATCAAGAACGTATGATTCAGCTTAAACCAGATGATCATGTGGTATTTGTCAGCGATGGTGTGGTTGAAGCGCGTAATCCGGCTAATCAAATGCTAGGCTTCGAGTTGCTCGAAACAATTCTGGCAGGCTATCGCCAATGGCCCGCGATCGAGCCATATCATAATTATTTATTCAAGCAAATTAGCAATTTTATGCAAGATCGCAGCCCCGTCGATGATCTGACGATTGTGTGGTTGCAAAAATAA